CCACGATCCTCTGTCCTCTCCTCCACTCCGGTACATAAGGCTCACAGAATTTGCTATTCTTGGGCCCAAAAACACGCGCTCCACCAAAGCCTGGGCCCATTTCTGCATGGGAAACCCAACCTCCAGCGAATCAAACACCGCCGAGTAGTGCTGCAGCGAATCCATAAACAAGCCCACAAAGCCGGCATCTCCACCGCGCGCCACCTCTTCCTCTACCACCATTACAACCCTCGGGTTCAACTCCTTCGCACCTTTCAGAAACGAAGCAACGGAACCTGAGGCTCGGAAGCTCAGGTGCGGCAAGTGCAGCATGCAGTTAAAGACCAAGGCCTCGCCGCGAATCAGTTTCAGTGACGAAGGTCGAAACGTTTCGCCAGGGTCCAACCGACATTGGTGAAAAGAAAACGGTTGCCCCACGGATGCCGCGAACGCCGTTAGCCTCCGTCCGGTTTCCTGAATGGTGGCGATGGATCTCCGTCCAGGGGCGGAGCCTCTGGACAATGCGGTAATGCGGAGGTGTGGGGCAGGTGGGCCGGTGCTTCTTGAAGAGAGGGACTGCATTAGGGATGCCCATTGGGCTCCTTCGGTCACGTCGAAGTCGACGATGTGGACCCGTTTTTCATGGGCTACGGCCTCTAAGATAGCCTGGTTGGCGGTGAAATGAGCGAACTTGACGTAAGGAGACATGTCCTGGAGAAGGTGGAACGCGGTGAGCGTGTCCGTGGGATTGGGGGTGTCGGTGGTTATGCTGTGCGCACTCCCGGCGCCATCTAGCAGATTTTGCAGCGCGCTGCTAAAGTGCGCCGCGAGTCTTTCGATGTTGGTGCCGTGAGTGGTGGACACCAACTCGTTGAGCCGAACCAATATCACTCGAGCCAGGTGGTGGCTCTCGGTGCCGGGGGTGAGGGCCTCCGCCGCCGCCATGAGGAGGTGCACCAGGCGGAGGCCCTTCTCGTCGTGGCTACTTAAGTCGGAGTCTTGGGCTATGGTTTGATCAGGGGTCGAAACGACGTCGTCTTCATGGGCGATGGAGTCAATGAGGGTTTGAAAATTGTCTTCGCCGGCGGCGAGGGATCCCCAGTCGACGAGAGGGGACCAAAGGTTGATCCAGTCTTCCTCGGAGGAAGAGCTGGTGGTGATGCTGGGTTTGGATAAGTCGAGGAAATCAGGGTCGTCCATGATTGCGTCTATGGGTGATGAGCTTAGTAAGCTCGCCATGAGTGAGAGAGAAAGTAATTGTACTACAACAGTAAGTAGAGAGGTGTGTCGTACACACTTTGGTTAGTGGGagatttataattataattaagttgGCTGAGAAAGCCTAGGAAcaaacacaattattttttaacaccttctacatttttttagcaatcaaaatataattttattattaggtTAATTAAATGATAGatttaaagaatatattttatgatataaaatacTAGAGATTTATCACCCCACAAGAGAGATTTATCATCCCACACTTACAAATTCTTATATGTTATCTGCAAACTACTCGTTAATTTgggaaaacaaacaacaaactataattaattaaagtatcaTTTCTCAACACTACCAACATTTAATCGAGCTTACAAAGAAAAGATACAGACAgatatcataatattttaatttaataacttgAATGATCTTAATTATTTCATcgattttatttaaagaaataatactaaaaaatatctGTATAACTGTATACAAGCTTTCTCCGTACAAAAACAACTAAATTATGTCTTTGGAATAATTAATCATGTGAAACATGAGGCAGACATTAAACTTTTTAGAGATATTTAGAAATTAAAGCATGGCCACCATTATTGGGAAAATAGTTGAGAATATGAACttctaattaatttactcaatcCAATAACAATTGTTTCTCCATGTGGTGAATAACAAGAATCTCAACCCAAAACAAGTACTTGACTTCTGTGAATTAAGAAGATAATTATGAAGTAAAATTATACCTTTTATTGGGAAATGCAAGACCAAAATTGCGAACAGAGGGTTGTTTAAGAACACATGTCAGTTAATATCTAATAttctttagaaaatataatatgtcAAAGTAAcgtcatttttttaatatgcatGTAATGACAtccaagattttttttttcagatgttAATAAAGATTTAAAGGCACTAGGGGTAATTTCAATTATggtttattcatttaaaatgttCTAAGTTGAATTAGTTGCCTTTTTAGCAAAGAATTCTTTTTTGTATTAATgaattctgaaaaaaaaatgtttattttaatattcttctaattatgcttttttttattattgttcatatcaataatgtattattattattattattattattattattattattattattattattattattattattataatatagtaTCCCATTCAATCTAAATAAATTAGATTGGATTTTATTTACAATTGAGTTAAAGTTCATCTAACTCAatcttgtatgttttttttagttttttctttggatttttAATCCTTACATTAAACAAAaagtattgtttttttattgtttatcaCAATCAGCATCATCACTTCTcagttttaaacaaaattataactaCTCATCTTCATCAGAAAACTTCATCACATCATAATACCACAAAACATCACGattaatcaataaaattaacttCTCTTGTCGTAATATCACATAATATCATAATACctttaaagaatttaatttaaCCTTATTTgggtaaaataatataaattttgtattactATTTTACTtctcttttgaatttttgttaattatctTGTTTTTACTAAGTTTTAGATTTGAGAAGGTCGATTTTGACATTTACCAAGTAAGTAAGAAAGTTAAGaatttttattagaatataataaaaagtataaataagaCTTAAGTGAGTTATACTTCTTGGAGAGTTCttatataaaactaataaaatatgacTATTGTGTCCAAACATTTGAAGAGTAATGACAAATAATTATCTCATAAATAAGAGGCCACAATAATAATATGACTTGAATGtttattatagataaaattactaagttttttttttgacGAATTAAAGTCTCTTCCAGAATTAGTACTTATATAtctctttataaaataattgttatatatatttataaaagtattagACAATCTCTCTTACACCAAATAATCtcacaaaatatttttcaaacatgtttttgaatatattatatttaatcgTTCTAAAACTAACACTTATTTCAATGaccataataaaataaaaggcttaattaagttttgagttcttaataaatttgaaaacttttaattgaatctctattaaaaaattttgtGGTCCATTGagtattcaaaattataatatttttcaatatagtCTGAACTTTTCTGTTAATTATATTTCTGTTAACGGACCtgatagttattttttaatattatctttttaaatatatccaAATATTGTGTTGAGAAAAACCAAGACAATGAGATCTccgtaaaaaaatatttgtaaagttaatcaaaacaataaaactataaaataaaaacaaataaaaatataaaatataaaatatcaaaatataatcatataaattatgaatataaaattataaaaatatataactatcAAACGATAACAATATTACATTttgtaatttcataatttaaaaaaaaatgtagccTTATAATTCTGTAATTTTGTTAACTATCAAACGAATATTACATTttgtaatttcataatttaaaaaaaaatgtagccTTATAATTCTGTAATTTGGTATTCGTATAATTCTGTAActctataattatataattatgtaattgtgtaattttatagtttcttacttttatagtttataattttgtatttttatacttttattattttataattttatgcttttataattttatatttttatagttttataattttataattttgtaaatttattatttcataattttatatatttataattttgactttttataatttcataaatttataataattgtatattattttgtattttataatattatttttattttattttatattttttaatttaataatttataatttcataaatttacattttatattgacatttggaataattttcattaaatacaTTATGGGAGATTATGCTTATCTTGATTTGATGTAATAAAGTATTATATGACCATATTTAAATTGagtatcaatataaaataattagcatttcatataattaattaaaaaagctAAGGCtaatgaattaatataatacaaaaatttaatagaaaactaattaaaagtttttaaatttatcaaaactcAAAACTGAAAACTGAATTAAGTAAAAACTTACTAAAAGAAAGCTAGGATGAGAATTTTATATTCAAGTTAGCCAAtctaatcctcttgttttgtcatACAAATTAGTTGAGATGTCAATTTAAACTATGGCTTATGAGTCAAATCCTAATTCatccttgaaaaaaaaaattttaaaaagcttTCTTAGAAGTAAAAAAAGCTTCAATCCCAAAAACTTCTTGTGTTAGGATCAATGTTAATATAAGTTTGATGCTAttacaaaatttcaattaatttttataaacacaaataaaattatatattttattggataatctaatatattataacttataaatatttttatatcatatttattattatattattaaataaaataaatttaatcatataaaattaatttataaaattaaattttttattttatttttaattaatgtgaaTCTTCAACATCATCCCAATACAGAAAGTCAACATAAGAAATAGGAAGTAAAAAACAAACTACAAAGaaaaagtacattcttaatgtGCCATATGTTTTCCTTAATTATCATACAAAGAGATTCCTTAATTTATGTTAACAATTTCTTAATTGTATATTCAACTGTTGTGACTGCAAGAAAATCACTTGACAGTGGATATGTCCCAGGGTAGGACGCAAAAATTGACCAAACCCACCAATTTTTTAATCCttatataacttttatgtttgattttcaCATGGTTGATAcatgaatttttaaattctttgggTTTGTTGGCTCATCATGCCACAAAGTATTAAATTTAGTATTTGGCTAGTCATTTATCTATGTTGAGATGTGTATTTTGAGTTGAATAGGTGgatacaattaattaaattatactgAATGGttaaaaattatactaaactaaaaaatgatttatttatttgaactgaattgaaaattaattaagacGAATTAagctaaattaatatttaaaaaaaaaactaaattaaacttttatttataacattgaaaaaaattaattagataaaaaattttTACTCAATAACGTAAGTACTCtcataaacaacaaaattaatttattaagtcGGGCCAAAAGTGTAAACAAGTCAggttgaataaaatattgaaacgGATCAAGACTAAAATTAGGTCGAGATGGACACCGTCGACACTCAGTTGAGTTAGTCCAAATCTAAATAGATGAAACCCAATCAAGTTAGTTTCAATCGAAATTTGGTTGAGTCAATCCTAATAAAAAATTGACCAAATTCAGTTGAAATGATCATGTTTatctatctatttatatatatatgagtttgctAACTTGCGTACGCTCTTTTTttagttggtatattttagcaatgtgtgtcgagttttagtagacaaaattatcctaatatattatgaattctaagttttaaagtcAAGGATATTTGAACAATTTTCATTCTCATAActgaaaaaaaacaagaaacccccaAAGCTTTACACACCTCCCTTAttcctctcaaccttttctctttcatctctcacatCCCCACTGTGGccctaattgaaaaaaaaaaatcataaatactcacggttaaacaatttgtctttgtaaagatgtgagtcattgacatattcgccttcaaggttcattcaagatctcttcaatttcatcatcttcattaacatctctaatttcatcatctttatAAAAACCCTCTAGGCCATTACCTATTCTTTCGAATATCATtatacttgtgaaaattagataaaattaaataaaacaaaaattataaaacaaaaactctttacaaaatcattttttgtatgaaattgtttaacaacgagtgttttttattttttttttccaagccaattaccaatttgAATGTagttatgcttgtgaaaattagataagacaaaaattataaaatgaaaactcattataaaatcatttttgtaaaaaattgtttaacaacgagtgtttctgattttttcagttgTTGAGACTATCGTagggatgatagagaaaatgttagagtgagtgagatgaaagagaaaaggttgaaaggaatgagggaggtgacTAAGGATTTaggggtttcttgttttttttttagttttgagaatgaaaattattcaaatactcttgattttaaaacttaaaatccctaatatatgagggtatttttgtctactaaaacctgatacatattactaaaatatatcaacTAAAAAAAGAGCATATGCAAGTtaacaaaccccatatatatacacacatatatatacatacacacatatatatatatatatatatatatatatatatatatatatatatatacacacatgtatatacatacacacacatgtatatacatacacacatgtatatatatatatatatatatatatatatatatatatatatatatatatatatatatgtgtgtatatatgtatatatgtgtatatgtgtgtatatgtgtatatatgtatatatgtgtatatgtgtgtatatgtatatatgtatatatatatgtatatatgtatatatgtatatatgtatatatgtatgtatgtatgtatatatgtatgtatgtatatatgtatgtatatgtatatatgtatgtatgtatatatgtatatatatatatatatatatataataaagtaaaggtagacaaaattaattaaattgcaCTAAACCAAAAAATAgttcatataaaattaatttagacgAACTAAACTAAATTACTTTTTGTTctaacaaattaaaatgaactattatttaaaaaccttgaaaaaaataaaaattaagtagATAAGAAAGATTTGTTTTACTCAAAAACATAAGTTCTTtcataaacaacaaaattaaaaggttGATATGAGTCGGGTCAAGCAAAAGGTTTAGATAGATCAAATCTGGCAAAATCTCAAAATGGGTCAAGGCCAAAATTCGATCTAGTTCCACTGGGACAAGCATAATCGAAATTTGGTTAAGTCCACCCCAACATAAAATTGACTAAATTAAACTGGGAAGACCACAAACAAAACTTAGTCAAGTAGGTCTCAATCGAAATTTAACCGAGTTGAACCCTGTCGAAAATCAGTGGAAATTCGATTGGAACAGTAACGCCCCTTCCAGAAGTCACATGCGAttcttaaaagattattttagaCTAAAGAGATATAAACTTCATTACAAACCAATTATAAGTTCTGATAAATAACTTAATAATACATCTTTATATTATGTTTACGCCTAAAGCTTTATGGTCAGATCTCTCTGTCAGCTTCCATAAACTTTACAAGTATATTATGCTTACGTCCAAAACGGTCAAGATTTATTTCCCCTGTTTCCATAAGACTTACGAGTACTCTACTTATGTCCAAAGTCTTATGGTCAGACTGCTCTCTACTTGCTTCCATAAGCCTCTTAAGTCACTTTACTTAAGCCCAAAACCTTATTTGGAAACCAAATACACAAttcctatatttatagttacGGTAATAAAGACTTATACACCATTTTATAACTAACAATTCCACATATTCATTCATCATTATACATTCATACATCCCAACGAATCATATCATCTCATCCATCCAACTCAATCATATTCATTCACAAATGACAATAATACATTTCCAACACCCAAACATGACAATTCTCTCGATAAATCAACCATACACATATTGACAAGATAAAATATCCCAAAATTCATGTTAACATCATTTCCAAACTCTTCACATATTCATAATAATCAAATGATTCATAACAATAGGGAAACAATCACTGAAATTCAAAATCCCCGATACTGACTTTCTCAAACTCATTTCCTGAAACCATAGTTCATAGTcgtgaaataattttatatgaaaaattattttgcatTTTCGAAAAGAGGTtttctgaaaaagaaataagTTGAAAGCTTGTTGAGTAGACTTTTAGAAAAGTGAGATACGTTTCAATGAACAACTTACGTACTttgtctttccttagccaaactATTCCCTAACTAGTTTCATAAATTTCACATTATCATCATCTCAAGACATTAATCCAGCAATCAGATTTTCACAACCGAACGATTTCACCCATCATATATTTTGAACAAAGAACATAGAATAATCAAAAGAAAGTTAGCATCTACTTACAATATTAACATTTTCACCTTCACAAATTCAATACAAGACCACAGACAATTTTCACCAACAACGTTCACACAGAAAACCATTAGCAAGGATAGTTCCCCTTACACCACAACAATATTAGACCATCAATGCCTATAATAACAAAGAAAGatcaactccccttacctcttgatgAACTACTTTGATCCTTTTTTTACGAAATCTGAGCAGTACTTCCCTTCTCTATCCTTAAAACCTTCTACACTCACAAGGACAACCTCTATTTACAAACAACTCTCTCTACAACTCAATCTAAACACCCTTTCAGAAGCTCTCACAACTTTCTCCATTACTTAGATCCTAGCCCTCCAATCTCCTTATTTGCTACTAAATTTTTGCTCTCTCTTCACCACTTTCACTCCGATGATGAAAAACTTCATTTCTTCACCCGTCTGTAATAGTACTGTAGTTATACTACATTTTATTATAGTTGTACTACATTTTTACTGTAGCAGTATTGTAGTTGTACTACATTGTTACTGTAGCAATATTGTAGCAACACACTTTTTATGAGAGTATATTACGATAGCATCATACGTATTTATTGTAGCATCATATGTATTCATTGTAGCATCATATGTACTTTACTATAGcattatacatatttttctatattataaaaagtttatctattttcttaaatataattatttttcaaggGTTTTATAGGAATGACCACGACCAAAACTCAGTCAAGTTAGTCTTGACTGAAAATCAACCAAATTTGGCCGAATTGGCCTTAATCGAAAATCGACCAAATTTGGTAAGGATGACTATGATCGGAACTTAGTTGAGTTAGTCCATGTCGAAACTGGTTGAATTCAACCGAGCCAACCCTGGTTGAAATTCAATGGAATTCGACTAGGACGACAATAAATGGTTGAGACAGTTCTAACCGAAAATTGATCGAATTTGACTGAGTCAATCCTAGCTGAAAATTAGCCAAATTTGATTGAGTTGGGCGTAGAAAAACTCGATCAAGTCAATCCCAACCGAAATTCGACTGTGTCAATCCTTGCTGAAAATTGATCGAATCTGACAAGTCAACTCCAGTCGAAAATAGACCGAATTTAGTTGAGTCAGCTCCGAACAAAGTTTAATCGAATCAATAGTAGTTAAACTGAACTACAACTTTAGAAActcttaaacaaataaaaagtataaaacgATTTAGTTTTAAGTTAATAAGCAGTTAATTGAACTATAACTTCAtatgttcaattttttaaaattgaactaTAAAATTGtacaattcaatttttatgGTAAACAATTcagtatttttagttttatattatacaattaaTTGATAGTTCAAGacagttaaattaattttgtccaTCTCTAA
This window of the Vigna angularis cultivar LongXiaoDou No.4 chromosome 7, ASM1680809v1, whole genome shotgun sequence genome carries:
- the LOC108337582 gene encoding protein NODULATION SIGNALING PATHWAY 2, which codes for MASLLSSSPIDAIMDDPDFLDLSKPSITTSSSSEEDWINLWSPLVDWGSLAAGEDNFQTLIDSIAHEDDVVSTPDQTIAQDSDLSSHDEKGLRLVHLLMAAAEALTPGTESHHLARVILVRLNELVSTTHGTNIERLAAHFSSALQNLLDGAGSAHSITTDTPNPTDTLTAFHLLQDMSPYVKFAHFTANQAILEAVAHEKRVHIVDFDVTEGAQWASLMQSLSSRSTGPPAPHLRITALSRGSAPGRRSIATIQETGRRLTAFAASVGQPFSFHQCRLDPGETFRPSSLKLIRGEALVFNCMLHLPHLSFRASGSVASFLKGAKELNPRVVMVVEEEVARGGDAGFVGLFMDSLQHYSAVFDSLEVGFPMQKWAQALVERVFLGPRIANSVSLMYRSGGEDRGSWEEWLGAAGFRGVPVSFANHCQANLLLGLFNDGYRVEEMGNNKLVLGWKSRRLISASVWTSNS